The proteins below come from a single Chryseobacterium capnotolerans genomic window:
- a CDS encoding CinA family nicotinamide mononucleotide deamidase-related protein: MEKAVLITIGDEILSGNTIDTNSNFIATELKNIGIKVVQIFTISDEIETIKNTLSTAFELGDLVVTTGGLGPTRDDKTKKALAEFFNDEIALDEVTFNHLKGYMERRGRTDILERNKEQAFVPTKSIVFQNHFGTAPCMMMELNGKLSYSLPGVPYEVKPLIKDQIIPYLQEKFNLNYIHSRIVSVVGIPESILADTIEDWELALPENISLSYLPVGTRVKLRLTASGENEEALKQQTEDEIQKLLPLIKENVIATSEDKIENILAEILTERKLTISTAESCTGGELAKMITSVGGSSRYFLGGMVAYATEKKIKILNVSRETVDQFTVVSEQVAQEMAKGCQELFDTHISLSTTGVAGPGKGEDGKDIGTVFYTIRINNQEVTSKLYMPHLERVDFMNFVSQKVIQDLVGLLINQ, translated from the coding sequence ATGGAAAAAGCAGTCCTCATCACTATTGGTGACGAAATCCTTTCTGGAAATACAATAGATACAAACTCCAATTTTATTGCCACTGAACTAAAGAATATCGGAATAAAGGTTGTACAGATCTTTACGATTTCAGACGAAATTGAAACGATTAAAAATACATTAAGTACAGCTTTTGAACTGGGAGATCTGGTTGTTACCACCGGAGGTCTGGGACCTACAAGAGATGATAAAACCAAAAAAGCATTAGCTGAGTTTTTCAACGATGAAATTGCCCTTGATGAAGTCACTTTTAATCATCTTAAAGGATATATGGAAAGACGCGGACGGACAGATATCCTGGAAAGAAATAAAGAACAGGCCTTTGTTCCTACAAAATCTATTGTTTTTCAAAACCATTTTGGTACAGCACCATGCATGATGATGGAACTGAACGGAAAGCTGAGTTACAGTTTACCAGGCGTTCCTTATGAGGTAAAACCATTGATTAAAGATCAGATTATTCCTTATTTACAGGAAAAATTCAATCTTAATTATATCCATTCAAGAATTGTTTCTGTGGTAGGAATTCCGGAGAGTATTCTTGCTGATACTATTGAAGACTGGGAGCTTGCTCTTCCTGAAAATATTTCGTTGTCCTATCTTCCGGTGGGAACCCGGGTTAAATTGAGATTAACAGCATCCGGAGAAAATGAAGAAGCATTAAAACAACAGACAGAAGATGAAATTCAAAAATTACTTCCGCTTATAAAAGAAAATGTAATTGCTACATCTGAAGATAAAATTGAAAATATCCTGGCAGAAATTCTTACTGAGAGAAAACTTACTATTTCAACAGCGGAAAGTTGTACCGGAGGAGAATTGGCGAAAATGATTACTTCAGTTGGCGGAAGTTCAAGATACTTTTTGGGTGGAATGGTTGCCTATGCTACGGAGAAAAAAATAAAAATTTTAAATGTTTCCAGAGAAACGGTAGATCAGTTTACCGTAGTTAGTGAGCAGGTGGCACAGGAAATGGCAAAAGGATGCCAGGAATTGTTTGATACTCATATTTCCCTTTCTACTACCGGAGTGGCGGGCCCGGGAAAAGGAGAAGATGGCAAAGATATAGGAACGGTTTTTTATACAATACGGATCAATAACCAGGAAGTTACCTCAAAATTATATATGCCTCATCTGGAAAGAGTTGATTTTATGAATTTTGTTTCACAAAAGGTGATTCAGGACCTTGTAGGACTTTTAATAAATCAATAA
- a CDS encoding polysaccharide deacetylase family protein, whose protein sequence is MENSKQIFQTNNKKRWKSVQWGSRIFIFVAALLLLALGLMMTLDRSPKIPFKEDYKAVITANKPYLQENKISKEYKGFRSFISEKNIHTNLAKIQKARAERYKNQNRNWAQFPGGIRSAFYVAWDPQSLMSLKRNIRHVNLVFPEWFFLDPKTGDLKTNVDPEGYKIIKRTGVAAMPILSNNSNQEFRAEGLGKVLNDPKKRTALIQKLTQQCLKYHFKGINIDFEDMNLNSDENLIAFMKELSETFKQNQLLVTMDIMTDNDDYNIPRLDPYVDYFVLMAYDEYSAGSDAGPVSSQKWIEAQTGKIVKQTSPHKIILGLGAYGYDWSSNKDDNTSVTYMQAITKASASKAVIDFNDNTFNLNYSYTDSKNNTHTVFFNDAASIFNTMRFASEYPLAGTALWRLGSEDSRVWNYYDKDLTFAGLSKLNLKTLENVKGQTMVDYIGDGEVLDVLNTPHDGKIAVEVDPKEKIITDENYITYPSSYEVKKYGSAPQKELVLTFDDGPDETYTPQVLDILSKYHVPAAFFLVGLNAEKNLPLVKRIYREGHEIGNHTFTHENVAKVSPERALLEMKLTRLLIECITGHSTILFRAPYNADSEPTTSEEIIPVALARQQNYLDIGENIDPEDWQPGIKADEIVKRVMAGIKQQRGNIILLHDAGGDTREETVKALKILIPSLQKQGYHFTNLTSILHKSKSELMPEVPKTKAYYIMQLNLVLATIIYGVSHFLVALFTIFIVLGLIRLLLMAYWAFKERKKEKKLSELPILESYPKVSIIVPAYNEEVNIVSSLNNLLKQTYPNFNIIMVDDGSKDSTYEKAKEAFPDHPKLEIFTKTNGGKATALNFGISQTDAEYVVCIDADTKLQQDAVKYLIARFLNAGSEEKIAAVAGNVKVGNTVNWLTKWQAIEYTTSQNFDRLAYANINAITVIPGAIGAFKRSVILEAGGYSSDTLAEDCDITVKILKAGYTVANENRAVAVTEAPETVKQFLKQRFRWTYGIMQMFWKQRQTFLNPKYKGLGLWAMPNILLFQYIIPFFSPLADVIMFLGILSGNGGKIFSYYLIFLLVDASLALIAFIMQREKLVNLLYIIPQRFGYRWLMYIVLFKSLRKALKGEMQSWGFLKRTGNVKEIATT, encoded by the coding sequence GTGGAAAATTCCAAACAGATTTTTCAGACCAACAACAAGAAACGTTGGAAAAGCGTACAATGGGGCAGCCGTATCTTTATTTTCGTTGCGGCGCTCCTTCTGTTAGCGTTAGGCCTGATGATGACCCTGGACAGAAGTCCAAAAATTCCTTTCAAAGAAGATTATAAAGCTGTTATTACGGCCAATAAACCTTACCTTCAGGAGAATAAAATTTCTAAAGAATATAAAGGTTTCAGAAGCTTTATCTCTGAAAAAAACATTCATACCAATCTTGCCAAGATTCAAAAAGCAAGAGCAGAACGATATAAAAATCAAAATAGAAACTGGGCTCAGTTTCCTGGGGGAATTCGTTCCGCATTCTATGTAGCATGGGATCCGCAGTCTCTGATGTCTTTAAAACGAAACATCAGACATGTCAATCTTGTGTTTCCTGAATGGTTTTTTCTTGATCCTAAAACAGGAGACTTGAAGACCAATGTTGACCCCGAAGGATATAAAATCATCAAAAGAACAGGAGTGGCAGCTATGCCTATTCTGAGCAATAATTCTAATCAGGAATTCCGTGCCGAGGGACTGGGGAAAGTTTTGAATGATCCAAAGAAAAGAACTGCTCTTATCCAAAAGCTTACCCAGCAGTGTCTCAAATATCATTTCAAAGGTATTAATATTGACTTTGAAGATATGAACCTTAATTCTGATGAAAATCTGATTGCCTTCATGAAAGAGCTTTCAGAGACATTCAAACAGAATCAATTACTTGTAACAATGGATATTATGACGGATAATGATGATTACAATATCCCTAGACTAGATCCGTATGTAGACTATTTTGTGTTGATGGCCTATGATGAATATTCAGCGGGAAGTGATGCCGGGCCTGTCTCTTCACAGAAATGGATCGAAGCTCAGACAGGTAAAATTGTTAAACAAACTTCTCCTCACAAAATTATTCTTGGACTGGGAGCGTATGGATATGACTGGAGTTCCAACAAAGATGACAATACTTCCGTAACGTACATGCAGGCGATCACCAAAGCAAGTGCCAGTAAAGCGGTTATAGATTTTAATGATAATACCTTTAACCTGAATTACTCTTATACAGATTCCAAAAATAATACCCATACCGTATTTTTCAATGATGCAGCGTCTATTTTTAATACCATGCGTTTTGCATCGGAATATCCGTTGGCAGGAACAGCATTGTGGAGATTAGGGAGTGAGGACAGCAGAGTCTGGAATTACTATGATAAGGATCTTACATTTGCAGGGCTTTCTAAGTTGAATTTGAAAACGCTGGAAAATGTAAAAGGACAGACCATGGTAGATTACATTGGAGATGGTGAAGTGTTGGATGTTTTGAATACCCCTCATGATGGAAAAATCGCTGTGGAGGTAGATCCGAAAGAGAAAATCATTACTGATGAGAACTATATTACCTATCCAAGTTCTTACGAAGTGAAAAAATATGGAAGTGCCCCGCAGAAAGAATTAGTATTGACATTTGATGACGGACCGGATGAAACTTATACTCCTCAGGTATTAGATATATTGTCCAAATACCATGTTCCGGCCGCCTTCTTTTTGGTAGGGTTAAATGCAGAAAAGAACCTTCCGCTGGTTAAAAGAATCTATCGTGAAGGTCACGAAATAGGAAATCACACCTTTACCCACGAAAATGTAGCGAAAGTAAGTCCGGAAAGAGCTTTACTTGAAATGAAACTGACCAGACTGCTGATAGAATGTATAACAGGACACAGTACAATTCTTTTCCGTGCTCCTTATAACGCAGACTCTGAGCCCACCACTTCAGAAGAGATTATTCCGGTAGCATTGGCAAGACAGCAAAATTACCTGGATATCGGAGAAAATATTGACCCTGAAGACTGGCAGCCAGGAATAAAAGCAGATGAAATTGTAAAACGGGTAATGGCTGGGATTAAGCAGCAGAGAGGGAATATCATATTGCTTCATGATGCTGGTGGAGATACAAGGGAAGAAACCGTAAAAGCGTTGAAGATTTTGATTCCAAGCCTTCAAAAACAAGGCTATCATTTTACCAATCTTACCAGTATTCTACACAAGAGCAAAAGCGAGCTGATGCCTGAAGTTCCTAAAACCAAAGCTTATTATATCATGCAGCTTAATCTGGTGCTGGCAACCATCATCTATGGAGTGAGCCACTTTTTGGTTGCCTTGTTTACTATCTTCATTGTGTTGGGGTTGATAAGATTATTATTAATGGCTTACTGGGCTTTTAAAGAAAGAAAAAAAGAGAAAAAGCTGAGTGAACTTCCAATCCTTGAATCTTATCCAAAGGTTTCTATCATTGTACCAGCTTATAACGAAGAAGTGAATATTGTTTCTTCTTTGAATAACCTTTTAAAGCAAACCTATCCGAACTTTAACATCATCATGGTAGACGATGGAAGTAAAGATTCAACGTATGAAAAAGCTAAAGAAGCATTTCCGGATCATCCGAAATTAGAAATATTCACCAAAACGAATGGTGGAAAAGCTACAGCCTTAAACTTTGGAATATCACAGACGGATGCTGAATATGTAGTTTGTATAGATGCAGACACCAAACTGCAGCAGGACGCTGTGAAATATCTGATCGCAAGATTCCTGAATGCCGGCTCTGAAGAAAAAATAGCCGCAGTAGCAGGGAATGTAAAAGTAGGGAATACCGTAAACTGGCTGACCAAATGGCAGGCAATAGAATACACCACAAGCCAGAATTTTGACAGACTGGCGTATGCAAACATTAATGCAATTACTGTTATTCCTGGAGCTATTGGAGCGTTTAAGAGATCTGTGATTCTTGAAGCGGGAGGGTATTCTTCTGATACACTGGCTGAAGATTGTGATATTACCGTGAAAATTTTAAAAGCCGGATATACTGTTGCCAATGAAAACAGAGCTGTTGCTGTAACGGAAGCCCCAGAAACGGTAAAACAGTTCCTTAAACAGCGTTTCCGCTGGACCTACGGAATCATGCAGATGTTCTGGAAACAAAGACAGACTTTCCTTAATCCTAAATATAAAGGATTGGGACTTTGGGCAATGCCGAATATTTTGCTGTTCCAATATATCATTCCATTTTTCTCACCATTGGCAGATGTAATCATGTTCTTGGGGATTTTATCAGGAAACGGGGGCAAGATATTCAGTTATTATCTGATCTTTCTTTTGGTGGACGCATCCCTTGCCTTAATAGCATTTATTATGCAGCGGGAAAAACTAGTGAATCTGCTCTATATCATTCCGCAAAGATTCGGGTATAGATGGCTGATGTATATCGTATTATTTAAAAGTTTAAGAAAAGCATTGAAAGGCGAAATGCAGTCGTGGGGCTTCCTGAAACGTACAGGAAATGTAAAAGAGATCGCAACGACTTAA